From a region of the Brevibacterium siliguriense genome:
- a CDS encoding ABC transporter permease — protein sequence MSDFAPPGDPAIPDYGQASDCVINNGAFCTDWFISQWSTVFWPPLLSHIIMVAIAVSIGFVIAFCAGLLAYRKKWLAGPIGMAATFLYTLPPLALFQLLVPLTGLSLLTVEIALVCFTLVIIFQAVLVGLSGVPDDVRRAATGMGLDRNQLLLKVELPLALPSIISGLRIATVLTVSIATIAAFVVDDGLGSPIIKAVSSPFNTQFVGAGALAVLLAFALDGLLVLLGRVLTPWTKARS from the coding sequence ATGAGCGACTTCGCCCCACCCGGCGATCCCGCCATCCCCGACTACGGGCAGGCCTCGGACTGTGTGATCAACAACGGAGCATTCTGCACCGACTGGTTCATCAGCCAATGGTCGACGGTGTTCTGGCCCCCGCTGCTCAGCCATATCATCATGGTCGCGATCGCCGTATCGATCGGGTTCGTCATCGCCTTCTGCGCCGGATTGTTGGCCTACCGGAAGAAGTGGCTGGCCGGACCGATCGGTATGGCAGCGACCTTCCTCTACACTCTGCCGCCGCTGGCACTGTTCCAGCTGCTCGTGCCTCTCACCGGACTGAGCCTGCTGACTGTCGAGATCGCGCTCGTGTGCTTCACCCTCGTCATCATCTTCCAGGCCGTCCTCGTCGGACTCTCCGGAGTCCCCGATGATGTTCGCAGAGCCGCGACAGGCATGGGGCTCGACCGCAATCAGCTGCTGCTCAAAGTTGAGCTGCCTCTGGCGCTGCCGTCGATCATCTCCGGGCTGCGCATAGCCACGGTGCTCACGGTCAGCATCGCCACGATCGCGGCCTTCGTCGTCGACGACGGTCTGGGATCGCCGATCATCAAAGCGGTGTCCTCACCGTTCAACACCCAGTTCGTCGGAGCCGGGGCGCTTGCCGTGCTGCTGGCATTCGCGCTCGACGGTCTGCTCGTGCTGCTGGGCAGAGTGCTGACTCCCTGGACGAAAGCGAGGAGCTGA
- a CDS encoding ABC transporter ATP-binding protein, which yields MTQHSTGSSITFDRATKTYPGAAAPALDALDLEVAAGELVCLVGPSGGGKTTALQLVNRLVDLTSGDIRIGDRSITDQSVIELRRTIGYAIQQSGLFPHYTVADNIATVPAILGWDKQRIRTRTAELLELVGLSPVETWLPRYPAQLSGGQQQRVGIARALAADPPVMLMDEPFGALDPITRVAVQDEFLAIHRAVGKTTLFVTHDIDEAIKMADRIAILKPGGKLAQFGAPAEVLSNPADDFVAEFLGTERGLKRLALTTVGEIVTAGTTSPEDARTTTAGWPDVEATMTLREALSVVSAARAEGAIVHTGGSRLGEVSLHDLIAPPAAGEDREGVRA from the coding sequence ATGACTCAGCACTCAACAGGCTCCTCGATCACCTTCGACCGAGCCACGAAGACCTACCCGGGCGCGGCAGCGCCCGCCCTCGACGCCCTCGACCTCGAAGTCGCAGCCGGCGAACTCGTCTGCCTCGTCGGACCCTCCGGCGGGGGAAAGACCACAGCCCTGCAACTGGTCAACAGGCTCGTCGACCTCACCAGCGGCGATATCCGCATCGGCGACCGCTCGATCACCGACCAGTCGGTCATCGAACTGCGGCGGACTATCGGCTACGCGATCCAGCAGTCCGGGCTCTTCCCGCATTACACGGTCGCCGACAACATCGCCACCGTCCCCGCGATCCTCGGCTGGGACAAGCAGCGGATTCGCACCCGCACAGCCGAACTGCTCGAGCTCGTCGGCCTCAGCCCGGTCGAGACCTGGTTGCCGCGCTACCCGGCTCAGCTCTCCGGTGGACAGCAGCAGCGTGTGGGCATCGCCCGGGCGCTCGCCGCCGACCCGCCGGTGATGCTCATGGACGAACCCTTCGGTGCCCTCGACCCGATCACCCGAGTCGCAGTCCAGGACGAATTCCTCGCCATCCACCGGGCCGTGGGCAAGACGACGCTGTTCGTCACTCACGACATCGATGAGGCGATCAAGATGGCCGACCGGATCGCCATCCTCAAACCCGGCGGCAAGCTCGCCCAGTTCGGTGCGCCCGCCGAGGTGCTGTCGAATCCGGCCGATGACTTCGTCGCCGAATTCCTCGGAACCGAGCGCGGGCTCAAACGCCTGGCGCTGACGACCGTCGGCGAGATCGTCACTGCGGGGACGACCAGCCCCGAGGATGCCCGCACCACCACGGCAGGCTGGCCCGACGTCGAGGCCACGATGACTCTGCGCGAAGCACTGTCCGTCGTCTCCGCCGCTCGAGCGGAAGGGGCCATTGTCCACACTGGCGGCAGCCGCCTCGGCGAGGTGAGCCTGCACGATCTCATCGCACCGCCGGCCGCCGGAGAGGACCGGGAAGGCGTGAGAGCATGA
- a CDS encoding ABC transporter substrate-binding protein — MAKFGQIGQYNRRQALTGLGRGLLSLGAIGAAGATLSGCSSSQDGDQSAAKKSTRSITVGSKGFAESWITGELYAQGLRNLGYTVDLKTNVGSSDIINTALLSGQIDLYPEYTGVMLVTFMGEEKLMDSAQETYDLAQTWAEDNNVTMLRATPFENKNAVAVRKEFANEHDLTTMSDLKGIGDFTYSTYPDNVTGAQGYEGIVDTYGLDNMKLKTLSIGLNYQAIERGEIDAADVFTTDPQLLRSDLVVLDDDKKLFGFQNVVPLIRDDAFAELDDDASEFLDELQSLLTLEAIQAMNEASAINRLDPAHVAKMFLDENGLM, encoded by the coding sequence GTACAACAGACGCCAAGCGCTCACCGGACTCGGCAGAGGCCTGCTGAGCCTGGGAGCGATCGGCGCCGCCGGAGCCACGCTGAGCGGATGCAGCAGCAGCCAGGATGGTGACCAGTCCGCGGCGAAAAAGAGCACGCGGTCGATCACCGTTGGCTCCAAAGGCTTCGCCGAAAGCTGGATCACCGGTGAACTCTACGCTCAAGGTCTGCGGAACCTCGGCTACACCGTCGATCTGAAGACGAACGTCGGCTCCAGCGACATCATCAACACAGCCCTGCTGTCAGGCCAGATCGACCTTTACCCGGAATACACGGGCGTCATGCTGGTGACCTTCATGGGTGAAGAGAAGCTCATGGACTCCGCGCAAGAGACCTACGACCTCGCGCAGACCTGGGCGGAGGACAACAACGTGACGATGCTGCGGGCGACGCCGTTCGAGAACAAGAACGCCGTCGCCGTGCGCAAGGAATTCGCCAATGAGCATGATCTGACGACCATGTCGGACCTCAAGGGAATCGGCGACTTCACATACTCGACCTATCCCGACAACGTCACCGGCGCACAGGGGTATGAGGGAATCGTCGACACCTACGGTCTGGACAACATGAAGCTCAAGACACTGAGCATCGGACTGAACTACCAAGCCATCGAACGCGGCGAGATCGACGCGGCGGATGTCTTCACCACCGACCCGCAGCTGCTGCGCAGCGATCTTGTCGTCCTCGATGACGACAAGAAGCTCTTCGGCTTCCAGAACGTCGTCCCCCTCATCCGGGACGATGCCTTCGCCGAACTCGATGACGATGCGTCGGAGTTCCTCGACGAACTGCAGTCACTGCTCACCCTGGAAGCGATCCAGGCGATGAACGAGGCCTCCGCCATCAACCGGCTCGACCCGGCACATGTGGCGAAGATGTTCCTCGATGAGAACGGATTGATGTGA